In Pseudothermotoga hypogea DSM 11164 = NBRC 106472, the following are encoded in one genomic region:
- a CDS encoding RNA-guided endonuclease InsQ/TnpB family protein: MSRYIVRTYKVPVPRELYPLCSELNRLAGRIYNKTMSLVKKVKSKKGFWLSPGATQKYILRWSSTINIHTHSKQAIVQQYFQALNSYFTAVKTNPQLKPPHKKKRFMPFIWKDTAIKLSPEGVLRLSMGSSQEPILIQTTLPAGTTIRQVRLVYEAEKYYLHLAIEVKNEHKKKQSVEVMSVDLGILRPITCFDGSEVISYHGGVLNSLIRYRNKKLADFQQTLSKCKKGSKRYRKLLKAKQRMLKRTKHQITDILHKITSNFLKMCLQKGYGTIVIGDITNIRERVEGNDNFNQKVHQWCFRKMVDMITYKAQLLGIEVKLASEEYTSQVCPVCGSKNHAVGRNYECKSCGFSYHRDGVGAINIWQRYLGKKSQVVAGLAPVRGVRFKPHLCGHGVSNAPWKAA, encoded by the coding sequence ATGTCAAGATATATAGTCAGAACTTATAAAGTGCCTGTTCCGAGAGAATTGTATCCTCTGTGTTCTGAGCTGAACAGGCTCGCTGGTCGAATCTACAACAAAACCATGTCGCTGGTCAAGAAAGTAAAAAGCAAGAAAGGTTTCTGGCTTTCACCAGGAGCAACACAAAAATATATCCTGCGTTGGAGTAGCACTATCAATATCCATACCCATTCCAAACAGGCTATAGTTCAGCAATACTTTCAGGCGCTTAACAGTTACTTTACTGCAGTCAAGACAAACCCACAGTTGAAACCACCACATAAGAAGAAAAGGTTTATGCCGTTCATCTGGAAAGATACTGCTATAAAACTTTCACCAGAAGGGGTTCTGAGACTTTCAATGGGTAGTAGTCAGGAGCCAATTTTGATACAAACGACACTGCCAGCCGGTACAACAATTAGGCAAGTAAGACTTGTGTATGAGGCTGAGAAATATTATCTTCACCTTGCAATAGAGGTGAAGAATGAGCATAAGAAGAAACAGTCTGTTGAAGTTATGTCTGTAGACCTTGGCATACTCCGTCCAATAACTTGCTTTGATGGCTCTGAAGTGATTTCGTATCACGGTGGTGTTCTCAACAGTCTAATCAGATATCGCAACAAGAAGTTGGCAGACTTTCAGCAAACGTTAAGCAAATGCAAGAAAGGTTCCAAGAGGTATAGAAAACTGTTGAAAGCAAAGCAGCGAATGCTGAAACGAACAAAACATCAAATAACGGACATACTGCACAAGATAACCAGCAACTTTCTTAAGATGTGTTTACAGAAAGGGTATGGGACTATTGTAATTGGAGATATCACAAATATTCGAGAGCGTGTAGAAGGGAACGATAACTTTAATCAAAAAGTTCATCAGTGGTGTTTCAGAAAGATGGTGGACATGATAACCTACAAAGCACAGCTACTGGGGATTGAAGTGAAACTTGCTTCAGAAGAATATACGAGTCAGGTCTGTCCTGTATGTGGTAGCAAGAATCATGCGGTTGGTCGCAACTATGAGTGTAAAAGTTGTGGATTTAGTTATCACAGGGACGGAGTAGGAGCGATAAACATCTGGCAGAGGTATCTTGGGAAGAAGTCCCAAGTAGTAGCGGGATTGGCACCCGTCAGAGGTGTAAGGTTTAAACCACACCTCTGTGGCCATGGAGTATCAAACGCTCCATGGAAGGCAGCCTAA
- a CDS encoding Panacea domain-containing protein, whose product MERVQEMPSEAKKKLTIVCQWFLGKGCTDVEKIALLTYLSDREHLRRYGRTINRELCRRSGHEILYSLNLRNFKLENRIFDEDELSDTEREVLNLVWDLFGALDVAQLNDRK is encoded by the coding sequence TTGGAAAGAGTGCAGGAGATGCCGAGTGAAGCTAAAAAGAAATTAACCATCGTTTGCCAGTGGTTCCTCGGTAAGGGCTGTACGGACGTTGAAAAAATAGCTTTACTCACGTACCTGTCGGACAGGGAACACCTACGCAGGTATGGAAGAACTATAAACCGTGAACTCTGCCGCAGAAGCGGACACGAGATTCTGTATTCGTTGAACCTGAGAAACTTCAAGCTCGAGAACAGAATCTTTGACGAAGACGAGCTGTCTGACACCGAGCGTGAGGTCCTGAACCTCGTCTGGGATCTATTCGGTGCACTGGATGTTGCTCAACTCAATGACAGAAAATAG
- a CDS encoding methyl-accepting chemotaxis protein: MFRSRFAVVADEIRKLAEQSKLSTEKISQILGGIKQEAEKASNATKDMVTSVQHMSQESGTVLTSLNKMAQHVNEIASMADSLAASAQQQSASAEEMSAAVKSLEQSMNSILDKVEKVGESVTDQLKISDQISEASKHLVELSQILREHMNHFKI; this comes from the coding sequence TTGTTTCGTAGTCGGTTCGCCGTCGTTGCCGATGAGATAAGGAAACTCGCAGAACAGAGTAAGCTTTCAACGGAGAAGATAAGCCAGATCCTCGGGGGGATAAAGCAGGAGGCTGAGAAAGCCTCCAACGCAACCAAGGACATGGTCACATCGGTTCAGCACATGAGTCAAGAGTCTGGAACAGTCTTGACATCGCTCAACAAGATGGCACAACATGTGAACGAAATTGCGTCCATGGCGGACAGTCTTGCCGCAAGTGCACAACAACAGAGTGCATCAGCTGAAGAGATGAGTGCCGCGGTGAAATCTCTCGAACAATCGATGAACTCTATCTTAGACAAAGTTGAAAAGGTGGGTGAATCCGTTACAGATCAATTGAAGATCAGCGATCAAATAAGCGAAGCAAGTAAACATTTGGTGGAACTATCTCAGATTCTGCGAGAGCATATGAATCATTTCAAGATATGA
- a CDS encoding DUF4438 domain-containing protein yields MRINKERLVMISVQGTIVKPEHSGRHAVAHDGKPFMLPGTGGITYNVKVGDPVFGWAADHVEPGVSTILDQEKRDSGQNRGYNFYACIGNEARVVSGDAKGAKGIVTGHHGGAEHVLIDFPDEVLEKLTLDDKILIKSFGQGLELLDYPDVHVYNIDPNLFEKLGIEEKDGKLFVPVVAVVPSYLMGSGIGSTSMGTGDYDIMTADQDVLKEHGLLDLRFGDIVYIKDYDNSYGRCYRKGAASIGVVIHSDCKYAGHGPGVTIFMTSAKPLIEPVLNPDANIGKILRIGRYRD; encoded by the coding sequence ATGAGAATCAACAAGGAAAGGCTGGTCATGATTTCCGTTCAGGGAACGATCGTCAAACCCGAGCACAGTGGAAGGCACGCGGTCGCGCACGATGGAAAGCCCTTCATGCTCCCTGGAACAGGTGGAATCACGTACAACGTCAAGGTGGGAGATCCCGTCTTTGGCTGGGCGGCAGACCACGTTGAGCCGGGTGTTTCGACGATTCTGGACCAGGAAAAGCGTGATTCCGGACAGAACAGGGGTTACAATTTCTACGCTTGTATTGGAAACGAAGCTCGAGTCGTCAGTGGAGATGCAAAGGGTGCCAAGGGAATCGTCACGGGGCACCATGGTGGCGCAGAACATGTCCTGATAGATTTTCCAGATGAAGTTCTTGAGAAGCTAACGCTGGACGACAAGATCTTGATAAAGTCTTTCGGTCAAGGGTTGGAACTTCTGGATTATCCCGATGTTCACGTGTACAACATAGATCCGAACCTGTTCGAAAAACTCGGCATCGAAGAGAAAGATGGAAAACTCTTCGTTCCCGTCGTGGCGGTTGTACCGTCTTACTTGATGGGTTCGGGCATAGGTTCCACGAGCATGGGTACGGGTGATTACGACATCATGACGGCTGATCAAGACGTTTTGAAGGAGCATGGACTCTTGGATCTTCGCTTTGGCGACATCGTTTACATCAAAGACTATGACAACAGTTATGGTCGATGCTACAGAAAAGGTGCTGCAAGCATCGGAGTTGTGATCCACAGCGACTGCAAATATGCAGGCCATGGTCCTGGTGTGACCATATTTATGACTTCTGCTAAACCTTTGATTGAGCCCGTTTTGAATCCAGATGCGAACATCGGAAAGATCCTGAGGATAGGAAGGTATCGTGATTGA
- a CDS encoding endonuclease III domain-containing protein yields the protein MDLVAEIYRRLYEAYGPQSWWPAQTWFEVVVGAVLTQNTAWKNVERAIGNLKRAGLLEPRKLYETNDEFVEMLIKPAGFWKLKTRRLKNLLQKLAEHDFDFYRLRESLTRDELLSVAGIGPETADSILLYAFEQPVFVVDNYTRRILTRVGILNGKESYPQIQSMFHRAIKDIETMKEYHALLVEHAKRVCKKREPKCDFCVLKDLCRTCNKIRTES from the coding sequence TTGGACCTTGTCGCGGAAATCTATCGAAGACTGTACGAAGCTTACGGGCCACAGAGCTGGTGGCCAGCCCAAACGTGGTTTGAAGTTGTCGTCGGCGCCGTGCTCACCCAGAACACCGCGTGGAAGAACGTCGAAAGGGCCATTGGGAATTTGAAGCGAGCCGGGTTGCTCGAACCGAGGAAGCTTTACGAAACGAACGATGAATTCGTAGAGATGCTGATCAAGCCTGCAGGTTTTTGGAAATTGAAAACGAGAAGACTGAAGAATCTCTTGCAAAAGCTTGCCGAGCATGATTTCGATTTCTATCGCCTCAGAGAATCTCTCACGAGGGACGAGCTACTCTCGGTCGCCGGAATCGGTCCAGAAACCGCCGATTCTATTCTTCTGTACGCCTTCGAGCAACCAGTATTCGTCGTCGACAACTACACGAGGCGAATTCTCACCAGAGTCGGAATTCTCAATGGTAAAGAAAGCTATCCGCAGATCCAATCGATGTTTCACCGTGCTATCAAAGACATAGAAACCATGAAGGAATACCACGCGTTATTGGTCGAACACGCAAAGAGGGTTTGTAAAAAGAGAGAGCCCAAATGCGACTTTTGCGTTTTGAAAGATCTATGCAGAACCTGCAACAAAATTCGAACTGAATCCTGA
- a CDS encoding FGGY-family carbohydrate kinase: MYLLGTDIGTQGTKTVLVDEKGIVLAEASREYDVITPKPNWAEQWPEVWVKAVFETVKEVVEKANVPKKQIAGIAISGLYGGSGVPVDRNMQPLRPCLIWMDRRAVKETEWVKKNVPKEQIFSITGNYVDSYFGFTKIMWIRNNEPEIWKKIYKFVTPKDYVIYKMTNQLVIDYSSAGNLGGVFDIRKLTWSKEMCDVLGIPIEYLPERIVKSSDVVGKISKEASELCGLLEGTPVVAGGIDAPVAQLSAGALQEGEHVAMVGTSTCWGTVHDGSKLAFGLVSYPYVVYDTERIYTFGGSATTGALARWFKEQFAESETVVGERMGVSAYQLLDQEVKSIPAGSDGIIVLPYFMGERSPIWDPNARGVIFGVTLYHKRAHIYKAFMEAGAYALRHNIEAGLNAGLKLNDECWIVGGVARSSVWVQIFADVTGFKMRQVASLVEAPFGDAFLAGLGTGVIDKPERIKEWVKYKEPVEPRSENKKVYDRYYQIYLQLYERTKDLMEAL; the protein is encoded by the coding sequence ATGTACTTGCTCGGCACGGACATAGGAACGCAAGGAACCAAGACGGTGCTTGTGGATGAGAAAGGAATTGTCCTCGCTGAAGCTTCAAGAGAATACGATGTGATCACTCCAAAACCCAACTGGGCCGAACAGTGGCCGGAAGTGTGGGTGAAGGCAGTCTTCGAAACGGTGAAAGAGGTCGTCGAAAAGGCCAACGTACCCAAGAAGCAGATTGCGGGCATAGCCATAAGTGGTCTCTATGGTGGTTCTGGTGTTCCCGTCGACAGGAACATGCAACCGTTGAGACCCTGTTTGATATGGATGGACAGGCGCGCCGTGAAAGAGACTGAATGGGTCAAGAAAAACGTACCAAAGGAGCAGATCTTCTCCATAACTGGTAATTACGTCGATTCTTACTTCGGTTTCACGAAAATCATGTGGATCAGGAACAACGAACCAGAAATATGGAAGAAGATCTACAAGTTCGTTACGCCGAAGGACTACGTCATCTACAAGATGACGAATCAATTGGTGATAGACTACTCGTCTGCGGGAAACCTCGGCGGTGTTTTTGACATCAGAAAACTCACCTGGTCGAAAGAGATGTGTGACGTTCTGGGCATACCAATCGAATATCTCCCGGAACGGATCGTCAAGTCTTCCGACGTGGTTGGAAAGATCAGTAAGGAAGCTTCTGAGCTCTGTGGTCTATTGGAAGGCACTCCTGTCGTGGCTGGAGGAATAGACGCACCTGTAGCACAGCTTTCTGCGGGTGCATTGCAAGAAGGAGAACACGTTGCGATGGTGGGAACCTCCACGTGCTGGGGGACGGTGCACGATGGGAGCAAACTTGCCTTTGGTCTGGTGAGCTATCCTTACGTGGTTTACGACACAGAAAGGATCTACACCTTTGGAGGCTCTGCGACCACTGGTGCCCTCGCGCGCTGGTTCAAAGAGCAATTCGCAGAATCAGAAACGGTCGTTGGAGAAAGAATGGGGGTATCTGCCTACCAACTGCTCGATCAGGAGGTTAAGTCCATACCCGCAGGAAGTGATGGGATAATTGTTTTACCTTACTTCATGGGCGAAAGATCTCCAATCTGGGATCCCAACGCACGTGGCGTCATTTTTGGTGTCACGCTCTATCACAAGAGAGCTCACATTTACAAAGCCTTCATGGAAGCAGGCGCATACGCGTTGAGACACAACATAGAAGCTGGATTGAACGCGGGGTTGAAACTGAACGATGAATGTTGGATCGTCGGAGGCGTCGCAAGATCTTCCGTCTGGGTACAGATCTTCGCCGATGTGACAGGATTCAAGATGAGACAGGTGGCGAGTCTCGTAGAAGCGCCCTTTGGTGATGCGTTCTTGGCGGGCCTCGGCACTGGAGTGATAGACAAACCCGAACGCATCAAGGAGTGGGTGAAGTACAAAGAACCTGTGGAACCAAGATCTGAGAACAAGAAGGTTTACGACAGATACTATCAGATCTATCTACAACTTTACGAAAGAACGAAGGACCTAATGGAAGCTCTATGA